The uncultured Fusobacterium sp. genome includes a window with the following:
- a CDS encoding type I restriction endonuclease subunit R, giving the protein MSEQELEKNLIEQLSSQGYEVISIKDEEELVANFKIQLEKFNKIKLSDSEFKKIQVHLAGGSIFEKAKRLRDKFELMTDKGEIKYISFIDKECMENNIFQVTNQITMKGQYENRYDVTILINGLPLTQIELKKRGVQLKKAFYQIQRYQRHSFSYKALFQYIQIFVISNEENTRYFSNNGELRYEFTFPWTDEHNLKKNRLIDFTKSFLDRKHLWSMITKYIVTNETQKALMILRPYQYYAVEKIIDRVKNYPSFNGYIWHTTGSGKTLTSFKASQIIATLGEIDKVVFCVDRKDLDYQTAKEFNAFEEGSISKVEDTNEFVEKMVSGKKKVVVTTIQKLNNAISKPHYLKQMEKIKDKRIVFIFDECHRTQFGDTHKRIDKFFTNKQFFGFTGTPIFAENAVKYRTTKDLFGDCLHKYTIKEAIDDENVLGFSVEYYSTFNLKNKDGDDLSPDEMVENGIDTKEVYSNRERLEKIVDFIIENHNAKTSNREYQSIFAISDINTLIEYYHIFKEKETNLKIASIFTYDANVDLANDEGTFEIEGDECKHPREYLDEMVADYNKMFGDNFNLNADNGFNSYFIDISKKIKERKIDILLVVNMFLTGFDSKYLNTLYVDKNLKYHGLIQAYSRTNRILNVNKPHGNIVCFRNLKKRTDEAIKLFSDENAIETVLMKSYSEYVVILNKYLEALKELASSSGEVDNLETEDNKLAFIETFKNILRVMNKLETFSTFDFKDFDITQDDFEAYKSKYIDMYDTLVGSKIKKEGGKISVIDEIDFEIELFAKDSINVAYIVSLIKNLDSNEKSFTKDVEYILKTVDSIPSLKNKRELLERFIEENRRIFTVDFKGDIEDKLASYMKKKREEAILEMVAEEELVYGKVNQIVEKCEFTEKKPDFNDIKDSFSGKVSVLKLNKKIQSIQERIEKILDRFNFF; this is encoded by the coding sequence ATGTCAGAACAAGAGTTAGAAAAGAATTTAATAGAGCAACTATCTTCACAAGGATATGAAGTAATTAGCATAAAAGATGAGGAAGAGTTAGTAGCTAATTTTAAGATACAACTTGAGAAGTTTAATAAGATAAAACTAAGTGATTCGGAGTTCAAAAAGATACAAGTACATCTTGCAGGTGGAAGTATTTTTGAGAAGGCTAAAAGACTTAGAGATAAATTTGAACTTATGACTGATAAGGGAGAGATAAAGTATATCTCTTTTATAGATAAAGAGTGTATGGAGAACAATATCTTTCAAGTAACTAATCAAATTACTATGAAAGGACAATATGAGAATAGATATGATGTAACTATCTTAATAAATGGACTACCTCTTACACAAATAGAGTTGAAAAAAAGAGGGGTACAATTAAAGAAAGCCTTTTATCAAATACAGAGATATCAAAGACACTCTTTTTCATATAAGGCACTATTTCAATATATTCAGATATTTGTAATCAGTAATGAGGAGAACACAAGATATTTTTCTAATAATGGAGAGTTGAGATATGAGTTTACTTTTCCATGGACTGATGAGCATAACTTAAAGAAAAATAGATTAATAGATTTTACTAAGAGCTTTTTAGATAGAAAACATCTATGGAGTATGATTACTAAATACATAGTAACTAATGAAACTCAAAAGGCACTAATGATATTAAGACCCTATCAGTATTATGCTGTGGAAAAAATAATTGATAGAGTGAAGAATTATCCATCTTTCAATGGATATATTTGGCATACTACTGGAAGTGGAAAGACTCTTACATCATTTAAAGCAAGTCAGATAATAGCTACTCTTGGCGAGATAGATAAAGTAGTATTCTGTGTAGATAGAAAGGACTTAGATTATCAAACAGCTAAGGAATTTAATGCCTTTGAAGAGGGAAGTATCAGTAAGGTAGAAGATACAAATGAATTTGTAGAAAAAATGGTAAGTGGAAAGAAAAAAGTAGTAGTTACCACTATTCAAAAGCTTAATAATGCTATCTCTAAACCTCACTACTTGAAGCAGATGGAAAAGATAAAAGATAAGAGAATAGTATTTATCTTTGATGAGTGCCATAGGACACAATTTGGAGATACTCATAAGAGAATAGATAAGTTCTTTACTAATAAGCAATTTTTTGGATTTACAGGTACACCAATATTTGCTGAAAATGCTGTAAAGTATAGAACTACTAAAGATTTATTTGGAGATTGCTTACATAAATACACAATTAAAGAGGCTATTGATGATGAGAATGTATTAGGATTTTCAGTTGAGTACTACTCTACATTTAATCTTAAAAATAAAGATGGAGATGATTTATCCCCTGATGAGATGGTAGAGAATGGAATTGACACTAAAGAGGTATATTCTAATAGAGAGAGATTAGAAAAAATAGTTGATTTTATAATAGAAAATCACAATGCTAAGACATCTAATAGAGAGTATCAAAGTATTTTTGCCATAAGTGATATTAACACCCTTATTGAGTATTACCATATATTTAAAGAGAAAGAGACAAATCTAAAGATTGCTAGTATATTTACCTATGATGCCAATGTAGATTTAGCTAATGATGAGGGAACATTTGAGATAGAGGGAGATGAGTGTAAACACCCTAGAGAATATCTTGATGAGATGGTAGCTGACTATAATAAGATGTTTGGAGATAATTTTAATTTAAATGCTGACAATGGCTTCAATAGTTATTTCATAGATATTTCAAAGAAGATAAAAGAGAGAAAAATAGATATATTATTGGTTGTAAATATGTTTCTTACAGGATTTGATAGCAAATATCTAAATACTCTTTATGTGGATAAAAACTTAAAATATCATGGACTTATACAAGCTTACTCAAGAACTAATAGAATACTCAATGTAAACAAACCTCATGGAAATATAGTATGTTTTAGAAATTTAAAGAAGAGAACAGATGAAGCTATAAAGTTATTCTCTGATGAAAATGCCATTGAAACAGTACTTATGAAGAGTTATAGTGAATATGTAGTTATATTAAATAAGTACTTAGAAGCATTAAAAGAGTTAGCTTCTAGTTCAGGAGAAGTAGATAATCTAGAAACAGAGGATAATAAACTAGCCTTTATAGAAACTTTTAAAAATATCTTAAGGGTAATGAATAAACTAGAAACATTTAGCACCTTTGATTTTAAAGATTTTGATATTACTCAAGATGATTTTGAAGCATACAAAAGTAAATATATAGATATGTATGATACCTTAGTAGGAAGTAAGATTAAAAAAGAAGGAGGAAAAATCTCTGTTATAGATGAGATAGATTTTGAAATTGAGTTATTTGCTAAGGATAGTATAAATGTAGCTTATATTGTTTCGTTGATTAAAAATCTAGACAGTAATGAAAAATCTTTTACTAAAGATGTGGAGTATATCCTAAAAACTGTGGATAGTATCCCAAGTTTGAAAAATAAAAGGGAACTTCTTGAGAGATTTATTGAGGAGAATAGAAGAATCTTTACTGTTGATTTTAAAGGGGATATAGAGGATAAATTGGCAAGTTATATGAAGAAAAAGAGAGAGGAAGCTATTTTAGAGATGGTAGCTGAGGAGGAGTTAGTCTATGGTAAAGTCAACCAGATTGTTGAAAAGTGTGAGTTTACAGAGAAGAAACCAGATTTTAATGATATAAAAGACTCTTTTTCTGGAAAAGTGAGTGTCTTGAAACTAAATAAAAAGATACAGAGTATTCAAGAGAGAATTGAGAAGATATTGGATAGATTTAACTTTTTTTAA